From Streptomyces asiaticus, one genomic window encodes:
- a CDS encoding helix-turn-helix domain-containing protein — MNPLPHGPAEWPTGGPADGDAGGPSAELPTVAPRLRDLRRRSGLTLEAAAHRVGLSPAHLSRLETGRRQPSLPMLLTLARTYGTTVSDLLGEVPAERDPVVRADRMEAQEAGGWTYWQAGGSGRAMQALRLHVPERSAAQEDLVRVHPGEEWLYVLGGRLRLTLGETVHALSAGDAAHFDSLTPHRIAAASPGGVDLLFVHTLLQSGAAELCLGDAAHRGRPGMP, encoded by the coding sequence ATGAACCCGCTCCCCCACGGGCCCGCCGAGTGGCCCACGGGCGGGCCGGCCGACGGTGACGCCGGCGGACCGTCCGCCGAGCTGCCCACTGTCGCTCCCCGCCTTCGTGACCTGCGGCGACGCAGCGGTCTGACCCTCGAGGCCGCCGCCCATCGCGTGGGGCTCTCCCCCGCGCATCTGTCCCGGCTGGAGACGGGCCGTCGCCAGCCCTCGCTCCCGATGCTGCTGACCCTGGCACGTACGTACGGAACCACGGTATCCGACCTGCTGGGCGAGGTGCCCGCGGAGCGGGATCCGGTCGTACGCGCCGACCGCATGGAGGCGCAGGAGGCGGGCGGCTGGACCTACTGGCAGGCCGGCGGCTCCGGCCGGGCCATGCAGGCGCTGCGGCTGCACGTACCGGAGCGCTCCGCCGCCCAGGAGGACCTGGTGCGGGTCCACCCCGGCGAGGAGTGGCTCTACGTCCTGGGGGGCCGGCTGCGGCTCACGCTCGGCGAGACCGTGCACGCCCTCTCCGCGGGCGACGCGGCCCATTTCGACTCGCTCACCCCGCACCGCATCGCCGCCGCCTCGCCCGGCGGCGTGGATCTGCTCTTCGTCCACACGCTGCTCCAGAGCGGCGCGGCCGAGCTGTGTCTCGGTGACGCCGCTCACCGAGGAAGGCCCGGTATGCCATGA
- a CDS encoding helix-turn-helix domain-containing protein yields the protein MAERLSGALDSLLNHALQLARASGLGVFDERSLWVRQIAVVEHRRRLLFCLCHDPKARGFSQVALARRAGVSVSLLSKIEVGDRALTQGIAAALAQVTGLTLDELLGTAPVERSDEKSLAALNYAIRRFDIPDTPPAHPEDLPRGLAELNEHRYRTELSAVLQKLPGVLADATNYAHATQSPDAWTRVADTYSVVYWLAARHRWMHLAELAVMKQRLAAERAHPIAATVAARDEAGAFLNSGDFAGGLAIVDRAVVEAESTLRGRDRAYGLGILHLHLRGLTLAGRVKDKATAERHIEAAWQVAEEFPEDVEDHGIHFGPENTAVHVISTASDREDYRESLNTADDLIRGGVTLPATRVGPLHMNISRSKLALGTVTGLSNRSKRLGTSRPRWPVSTRPAKS from the coding sequence TTGGCTGAACGGCTTTCCGGTGCCCTTGACTCGCTCCTCAATCACGCCCTGCAACTCGCCCGTGCATCCGGTCTCGGTGTCTTCGACGAGCGTTCCCTTTGGGTACGGCAGATCGCCGTGGTTGAGCACCGTCGGCGGCTTCTCTTCTGTCTGTGCCATGATCCCAAGGCCCGAGGCTTCAGCCAGGTTGCCCTCGCCCGGCGTGCAGGCGTGTCCGTCTCCCTGCTCAGTAAGATCGAGGTGGGCGATCGCGCGCTGACGCAGGGCATTGCCGCCGCTCTCGCTCAGGTCACGGGTCTGACACTGGATGAGCTGCTGGGCACGGCCCCCGTCGAACGCTCCGACGAGAAAAGCCTTGCCGCCCTCAATTACGCCATTCGGCGGTTCGACATCCCCGATACGCCGCCGGCCCACCCCGAGGACCTTCCGCGCGGGCTGGCCGAGCTGAATGAGCACCGCTACCGGACCGAGCTGTCGGCGGTCCTTCAGAAGCTCCCCGGTGTGCTGGCCGATGCCACCAACTACGCGCACGCCACCCAATCGCCCGACGCCTGGACCCGTGTCGCCGACACCTACTCGGTGGTCTACTGGCTGGCCGCCCGGCACCGCTGGATGCACCTCGCCGAGCTGGCCGTCATGAAACAGCGGCTGGCCGCCGAGCGTGCGCACCCCATCGCGGCCACGGTGGCCGCCCGGGACGAGGCCGGAGCCTTCCTGAACTCCGGGGACTTTGCTGGCGGGTTGGCCATTGTGGACCGCGCCGTTGTCGAGGCCGAGTCGACCTTGCGAGGTCGTGATCGCGCGTACGGTCTGGGCATCCTGCACCTGCACCTGCGCGGGCTGACGCTGGCCGGTCGGGTCAAGGACAAGGCAACCGCTGAACGGCACATCGAGGCAGCATGGCAGGTGGCCGAGGAGTTTCCTGAGGACGTCGAAGACCACGGCATCCACTTCGGGCCCGAGAACACCGCTGTGCACGTCATTTCGACGGCCTCTGACAGGGAGGACTACCGTGAGTCCCTCAACACGGCGGATGACCTGATCCGGGGTGGGGTGACGCTTCCGGCCACGCGGGTTGGTCCGCTGCACATGAACATCAGCCGCTCGAAGCTCGCCCTGGGGACCGTGACGGGGCTCTCGAATCGCTCGAAGCGGCTTGGGACGTCGCGCCCGAGATGGCCCGTGTCCACCCGACCAGCCAAGAGCTGA
- a CDS encoding ribonuclease, with protein MTIPPRIARIGALGALVSTLLIGGAATAATAVTPAASHTVASSQVIAAVGDICYSDLPSQAHDTLDLIEKGGPYPFPQDGTVFQNREGVLPSQSSGYYHEYTVITPGSDDRGARRIVTGKQTDEDYYTADHYASFDLVDRGC; from the coding sequence ATGACAATCCCCCCACGGATCGCCCGCATCGGTGCCCTCGGCGCCCTCGTCTCGACGCTGCTCATCGGCGGCGCGGCCACCGCGGCCACCGCCGTCACCCCGGCGGCATCGCACACCGTCGCGTCGTCGCAGGTCATCGCCGCCGTTGGCGACATCTGCTACTCGGATCTGCCCTCCCAGGCCCATGACACCCTGGACCTGATCGAGAAGGGCGGCCCCTACCCCTTCCCGCAGGACGGCACCGTCTTCCAGAACCGTGAAGGCGTCCTTCCGTCCCAGTCCTCCGGCTACTACCACGAGTACACCGTGATCACCCCGGGCTCCGACGACCGTGGCGCCCGCCGCATCGTCACCGGTAAGCAGACGGACGAGGACTACTACACCGCGGACCACTACGCCTCGTTCGACCTGGTGGACCGCGGCTGCTGA
- a CDS encoding DUF6126 family protein translates to MSATDATDATDVPMAPATPARTGPNEEDRAPMSFTVRVFIYLVGVHFIAAFLFFLFYVAGG, encoded by the coding sequence ATGAGCGCGACCGATGCGACCGATGCGACCGATGTCCCGATGGCCCCCGCGACGCCGGCCCGGACCGGGCCGAACGAGGAGGACCGGGCGCCGATGAGCTTCACGGTGCGGGTCTTCATCTACCTCGTGGGCGTCCACTTCATCGCCGCTTTCCTCTTCTTCCTCTTCTACGTCGCGGGCGGGTAA
- a CDS encoding AIM24 family protein translates to MTLRQEIVGNAMQMAVCTLHPGQTVYCEAGKFLFKTSNVTMETRLSGPGGGGGQAVGGNGGSGGSGAGGGMGGMLRQAMGTAMQVGQRALAGESLAFQYFTSTGGEGTVGFAGVLPGEMRALELDGTRAWFAEKDAFVAAESTVEFGIAFQGGKTGRSGGEGFILETFTGHGTVIICGAGNFIDLNPADFGGRIEVDTGCIVAFEEGIQYGVQRIGGLNRQGLMNAVFGGEGLSLATLEGNGRVILQSLTIEGLANALKKAQGGDKQGPTGGMFSTHAG, encoded by the coding sequence GTGACCCTGCGGCAAGAGATCGTCGGCAACGCCATGCAGATGGCGGTCTGCACCCTCCACCCTGGGCAGACCGTCTACTGCGAGGCCGGAAAGTTCCTGTTCAAGACGTCGAACGTGACGATGGAGACCCGGCTGTCCGGGCCCGGCGGGGGCGGCGGCCAGGCCGTCGGGGGCAACGGCGGGAGCGGCGGTAGCGGTGCGGGCGGTGGCATGGGCGGGATGCTGCGCCAGGCCATGGGCACCGCCATGCAGGTGGGGCAGCGGGCGCTGGCGGGGGAGTCGCTGGCGTTCCAGTACTTCACCTCCACCGGTGGCGAGGGCACCGTCGGCTTCGCGGGGGTGCTGCCCGGTGAGATGCGGGCGCTGGAGCTGGACGGGACGCGGGCGTGGTTCGCGGAGAAGGACGCCTTCGTGGCGGCCGAGTCCACCGTGGAGTTCGGCATCGCCTTCCAGGGCGGGAAGACCGGGCGCAGCGGCGGCGAGGGATTCATCCTGGAGACGTTCACCGGGCACGGCACCGTGATCATCTGTGGTGCGGGCAATTTCATCGACCTCAACCCGGCCGATTTCGGCGGCCGGATCGAGGTCGACACCGGCTGCATCGTGGCCTTCGAGGAAGGCATCCAGTACGGCGTGCAGCGCATCGGCGGGCTCAACCGCCAGGGGCTGATGAACGCGGTCTTCGGCGGTGAGGGGCTGTCGCTGGCCACGCTGGAGGGCAATGGCCGCGTGATCCTCCAGTCGCTCACCATCGAGGGCCTGGCGAACGCCCTGAAGAAGGCGCAGGGCGGTGACAAGCAGGGGCCGACGGGCGGGATGTTCTCCACCCACGCGGGGTGA
- a CDS encoding SCO6745 family protein: MNTSAATTARTMWALYEPIHAVAYFAPEARAAYEDAGLRGFWRGYFAGRAAPLGPVGPEPVVASFFTFAPAMVARALPDVWSLAAPERALELRRAGAAAALTRLLAGHEREVERAVEALVPRAAGLDGSGRVLAAANGALDFPGKPIERLWHAATLLREHRGDGHVAALVAAGLDGCEALVLRSAVDVPRAELQPHRGWTDQEWDAAAQRLTDRGLLAPDGAATEAGRELLRTAEAATDQAAERPWRPLPPEQVAALVHLLTPLTTACATALRFPNPIGLPKPTG; this comes from the coding sequence ATGAACACCAGCGCCGCGACGACCGCCCGCACGATGTGGGCCCTCTACGAGCCGATCCACGCGGTCGCGTACTTCGCCCCGGAGGCCCGGGCCGCGTACGAGGACGCCGGGCTCCGCGGCTTCTGGCGCGGCTACTTCGCGGGCCGTGCCGCGCCTCTCGGGCCGGTCGGGCCGGAACCCGTCGTGGCGTCCTTCTTCACCTTCGCCCCCGCGATGGTGGCCCGCGCGCTGCCCGACGTCTGGTCCCTGGCCGCGCCCGAGCGCGCCCTGGAGCTCCGCCGCGCGGGCGCCGCGGCCGCCCTCACCCGGCTGCTCGCCGGGCACGAGCGCGAGGTGGAGCGCGCCGTCGAGGCCCTGGTCCCCCGTGCGGCGGGCCTGGACGGCTCCGGCCGGGTACTGGCCGCGGCGAACGGCGCACTGGACTTTCCCGGCAAACCGATCGAGCGACTGTGGCACGCGGCGACCCTGCTGCGGGAGCACCGCGGCGACGGCCATGTCGCGGCCCTCGTCGCCGCCGGTCTCGACGGCTGCGAAGCCCTCGTCCTCCGTTCCGCCGTGGACGTCCCCCGCGCCGAGCTCCAGCCCCACCGCGGCTGGACCGACCAGGAGTGGGACGCCGCCGCCCAGCGCCTGACCGACCGCGGCCTCCTCGCCCCGGACGGAGCCGCGACGGAGGCCGGACGCGAACTGCTCCGCACGGCCGAGGCCGCGACGGACCAGGCGGCGGAACGCCCCTGGCGCCCGCTGCCCCCCGAGCAGGTGGCAGCCCTGGTCCACCTCCTCACCCCCCTGACCACCGCCTGCGCCACCGCCCTGCGCTTCCCCAACCCGATCGGGCTCCCGAAGCCGACGGGGTGA
- a CDS encoding EF-hand domain-containing protein has translation MKAAARKVFDAYDLDADGRITAKEYQQVVAELRGEHLTDEQAQQFIDVLDTDGDGTMSFEEFWAPMQGVAD, from the coding sequence ATGAAAGCGGCCGCGCGCAAGGTCTTTGATGCGTACGACCTCGATGCCGACGGGCGGATAACCGCCAAGGAATACCAGCAGGTCGTCGCCGAGCTGCGTGGCGAGCACCTCACCGACGAACAGGCGCAGCAATTCATCGACGTACTCGACACGGACGGCGACGGCACGATGTCGTTCGAGGAGTTCTGGGCCCCGATGCAGGGCGTCGCGGACTGA